One window from the genome of Salvia splendens isolate huo1 chromosome 9, SspV2, whole genome shotgun sequence encodes:
- the LOC121746563 gene encoding succinate dehydrogenase subunit 5, mitochondrial-like, whose product MEKMMLVRSLSRLIVRRSQVFSSSAAVAASAAANQKIRHLHFSSPSVPSSSPNQNFQHPFAQHLGGIRSFSHDISNFPAIEDPQIKRAFKDLMATNWDDLSPAVVHDVKNALSKSTEDKSAQDALKDVFRAAEAVEEFTGIVMSLKMELDDAIGLSGENVRPLPEDYQKAIKTLFSRYNDYLAAFEPKETYLKKKVETELGSKMIYLKMRCGGLEADWAKVTVLGTSGLSGSYVEQRA is encoded by the exons ATGGAGAAAATGATGTTGGTGAGATCGTTGAGCCGGTTAATCGTGCGCAGATCTCAAGTGTTTTCATCCTCCGCCGCCGTCGCAGCCAGCGCCGCCGCCAACCAAAAAATCCGCCACCTCCACTTCTCGTCTCCGTCAGTCCCCTCTTCTTCTCCGAATCAAA ATTTCCAGCATCCTTTTGCACAACACCTAGGCGGTATTCGCTCTTTCAGTCACGATATTTCCAATTTCCCTGCGATTGAGGACCCGCAGATTAAACGCGCCTTTAAAGACTTGATGGCTACAAACTGGGATGACCTCTCACCAGCAGTCGTCCATGACGTGAAGAATGCATTATCCAAGAGTACTGAAGATAAATCTGCCCAAGATGCCCTGAAAGATGTTTTCCGAGCAGCAGAGGCTGTTGAGGAATTTACAGGGATTGTCATGTCTCTGAAAATGGAATTAGATGATGCTATTGGGCTCAGTGGCGAG AACGTGAGACCACTGCCAGAAGACTATCAGAAGGCAATTAAGACACTCTTCAGCAGATACAATGACTATTTGGCTGCATTTGAGCCAAAAGAAACCTATTTGAAGAAGAAAGTCGAGACAGAGTTGGGATCAAAGATGATATACTTGAAAATGAGGTGCGGTGGCCTTGAAGCTGACTGGGCAAAG GTTACAGTCCTCGGAACTTCTGGACTCTCTGGTTCTTATGTTGAGCAACGAGCATGA